The DNA window TAGCTTGTCAGGACCTAAAACTAACACTGCAATAATGGCGATAACTAAGATTTCAGAAAAACTCATTCCAAACATTTTTGCCTCTATTAAATTTTATTTAAGCTTTGTATTTTATCTTGTCTTTGCTCAAAATTTTATAAATTTAGCCCTCGATAAAGAGTGCGATTTCGTCGCTTAGTAAGAAATTTGGGTTGTAAAATTTGCCATTTTTAAAGAGCAGTTTTTCATTTTCTACAAGTATATTTGCTCTTTTTATCTGAGCCTCACTTAAGCGTCCAGCCTCCACGCCAACTATGCTTCTAAGCCCTAAAAATATATGCTCTCTTGCTAGCTCACTCTCGTTTAAAATTTCCTTTTCTCTATGTATTGGTTTGGCGATGTAAGCATCTATGTTATTCTTGGCGTAGTATCTGATGCCGTCCACAAAACCCACACTAAAAGCCCCTGCGCCAAGGTAGTTTTTGCCTTGCCAGTAGCCAAGATTGTGCTTGCAAATTTGACCAAAATTTGAAATTTCATACTGCTTAAAACCAGCTCGCTTGATCTGCTCTATCATAAATTTAGTCAAATTGTCGCTATCTTTTTTATAACTTTTTTTGCCAGCAAATGGGGTGTTTTCCTCAAGTGTGAGCGAGTATGCACTAAGGTGAGTGATATTAAGATCTTTTAAATTTGCCACTTCAGCTAAAAGGCGTTTTTTAGTATCAAATTTGGTGTCGTAGATAAGGTCTAAATTTATGCTCTCAAAGCCAGCTTTTCCAGCATTCTCTACAGCTTTAAAAATTTGCTCCCTGCTGTGAATGCGACCAAGAAATTTAAGCTTATCTTCAAAAAAACTTTGAGCACCAAAGCTTATGCGATTTGCCCCTAAACTTTTCATCGCTTTTAGCCAAACAAGGCTTGCTGAGTTTGGATTTGCCTCGAGAGTGATCTCGGTTGTTGGTGTGCAAAGAGGCACTAAAATGCTAAAAATTTCATCATAAAATTTAGCATTTACAGCACTTGGTGTACCTCCGCC is part of the Campylobacter concisus genome and encodes:
- the hemW gene encoding radical SAM family heme chaperone HemW; protein product: MQVYIHVPFCESKCPYCAFGSSDDEFNKASTYFQALVLDLNFQLKSQNVREISSVFFGGGTPSAVNAKFYDEIFSILVPLCTPTTEITLEANPNSASLVWLKAMKSLGANRISFGAQSFFEDKLKFLGRIHSREQIFKAVENAGKAGFESINLDLIYDTKFDTKKRLLAEVANLKDLNITHLSAYSLTLEENTPFAGKKSYKKDSDNLTKFMIEQIKRAGFKQYEISNFGQICKHNLGYWQGKNYLGAGAFSVGFVDGIRYYAKNNIDAYIAKPIHREKEILNESELAREHIFLGLRSIVGVEAGRLSEAQIKRANILVENEKLLFKNGKFYNPNFLLSDEIALFIEG